In the genome of Arachis stenosperma cultivar V10309 chromosome 2, arast.V10309.gnm1.PFL2, whole genome shotgun sequence, the window GTATGACTTTAAGTGAGAAATCTTGAGATATTATgttagacaaaaaaaatattatctaaaaaaatttgatttatcaAGCAAATagatttaaattaattttttagtgaTATTTGAAATATATTCGTCGAATTATACcaagatcttttaattttcaattggaATGATTCAACGGACGGAGGTTGTAACTGACATGATGTTATTGAGCATACCTGGTTAAAGACATAATTGATAAGGGTAATAATAGAGCGTCAAAATAAAAAGTGCGAAAATAATCGTCAATAGTACTAATAAAGAGTTAAAGGACAAAAATTACAGAAATAGTTACTAATTGAAGTTTGAAATTTGACGAAAATATTCTAGgaataattatcaattaatattagattagtttataaatataatttcagATAAATATTATAATCAGTTTAGTTCTTTTTAAAAAACACTTAAAAATCTAAAAACATTCTCAATCACCTTGATATCATAGactaaaaatgaaaattttaggtaacaattaaaaaaaacactgaaataaaaatcagaaaatagaaattaaaagacAGTATTATAGTTAATGTAAAACATATACAAATTATGTTTCagtatcttatttaatttaagataaaattaaaatagttaaataaataaaattactaaaatttccTTAATAAAATCAAAACCCTACTACCCCTTTTCCTACGGGCCACCCCCTTCCCCTTTTCCatttccctctctctctctctcacacacatGCGGGCGTTCTCTCGcgctctctccctctcctcttgTCTTTGTCTTCCTCTTTCTCCAGCAGCAGTGACGCCGTCATCTATTGTAGCATGATGGATGGTTACTAAGCTGGTGGAAGAGGCATCAAACATTATGCTTCTTTCTGtcattgatttgaaataaaaacataatcaaATGAACAAGTTGCAAGCCTAATAGATTGTGCATAAAAAAGTTTTGCTGCAATGACTGAAGCTTCCTTGAATTCAATTAGCAGCTTGCTAAGTGGTATTTACTAGTTTTCTCACTTTCTGATATTCTAATAACAATTAATGTATTCTATGCTCCCTGCATCATGCGAAAAATCATACCTTTCCTCTGGATTTTCATATAAGTTAatatgttaaatcatgaggtacCTAtgcattcaattttttttgtctatttttttcTTGAGTGTTTAGGGCTATCCATGCAAAAAGTCACACTTCTCCTTTGAAGCTTATTCCACTTTTGTCCTAGGTAAAACCTTTTGCAGATCTTTAAGTGTTTTACAAAAATCTGTTCTCTTGAAAATGTGAAATTCAACTAGGCTTGGTATAACAAGGCAATTTATCCTCACTTATTTGTGTTCCCTGTCTTTCAGTTCAAGAAACTAAGCAAACCTCAGTTCTAAcatataataagaataaaatttcTAGGGCTATTTATCCATTTGATCAACTAGTGCACTCAACGAAATGCTCTTTAGAATCGCAAACTCTTACAAACCATTTGATTAGTGTATACATACAAGACCCTAAGATGACAAATATGTTTCTTGAGAAAGCAAAGGCAATGTAGTACAATCAAGACAGGGTTAAATTTTATTTCCCATCACTAAACACTAAACAGATTTAATTCAAAGAAAGAGCAAACAAAGTAATTAATTCAGTTTAGGCATAGAATAGGCACTTTAGGCTATAAATTAACAATCACTAACAAGTCAAAATTCAGGCTTGTCACACCAAACTAGAGATCTTAAACTGAAATACATGAGAAATAATAATCTTACTCACTTAGAGAACCACTGCAAAAAGTGAAAAACTTCACATTAATACCACTCCAAGATTACACAGATCATTAGGAACAAGAAAGTAAGACATCTTACATTCAGATCAAGGaaattgacaaaaaaatatattccgATGGGAAAATGCAACATACCGTGCTTTATTGCCTCATAACTCTCTTAGAAATCATTTCACAAAGAAGCTTTCCTGCCTTATGATTTTCATTCTTTTCAAGAAGAGCCCTTATAAGTATTTCATAAGTTACTATGTCAAGAAAGCAACTATTTTTATCCATTTCTGGAAGCAAAGCCATGGCTTCGTTGAACAAGCCCTCTTTACAAAACCCAGCAATCATGGCATTATATGTTAAGACATTCAATTGGTAGCCGTTATTGTGGATATGCCAGACAAACTGTTGTGCAGTTTTAAGTCTTCCACCTTTGCACAATCCATTAATAAGTATGTTACATGCAACTACATTAGGACGAATCCCTTTAccaataattttcaaaaataattcaaCAGCCTCTTCAAGATGTCTGCTTCTGCACAACCCATCCAATAAGATATTGTAAGTAATGAAATTAGGGCACTGACCACGTGCATGCATCACATAGAGAATATCTAGCACATCGGGATATCCTCCCAGATTTGCATAATCCATCCATTAGAGAGCTACGTGTTACTATATTAGGAACCAAATTTCTTTGAGGCATCTCTTTGAACAAAGCAAAAGCTTTGTCCACTCTTCTGTTCATTACAATATCCATCAATCATGATAGTATAACTTTGAACATTTGATTTCCAACCCATTTTTACCATATCATCAAATAAAAAGTAGCTGTCTCGCTCACTTGCTTAGTATGAAAATAGCCATCTATTAAAGCACAATAAGTAACACTATCAAGTTTAAGACCTCTTTGCAACGTTAATTGAAACACTTTGTGAGCTTATGTGACTTTTCCTTCCTTAGATAGTGCATCAATCAGTATGTTATAGGTATGGAGAACAGGTTTGATGTTGCTTTGCACCATTTCATTCAACAATCAGGGTGTGTTTGATTTTGCATTGGGAAAGAGAGAAACGAGTTTGAGTTTCTTTAATGTTTTATTTGTATGTAtggcaatttttttttatcttctatACACAAAAGTGATTTCTATTCTTTAACCGACGTTTATCAAAAGAAGACCACTTTAATAAAGacactaaaaatatttttttaaaagacaTTCACACATGCCAAGTTATTATTGGACATttttattatatcaattaataatttattttttaataaatcagaaCAAAATCGGTTTattataacaacaataataaatccAATTGTCtgtattataattattagaccCAATTTGATCCGATCGAATTATACAATCTAAACCGAATATCTTTAACTTTTTTGACAAAAAGATAAATGTATCCCTGACTTTTTGTTTTGCGGACATTTAAATccctaaaaatttaaaaatacaattaaatccttaaaaaaatttggatttattgttattgttataaaaaattgattttattctaatttattaagaaatttaaaaataatcgGTTTATTAATACGTCCAACAATAATGCCACACGTAAATGTCTTTAGGACCTTTTAAGCGTCTTTATGGGAGCATCCCCTTTATCAAAAACTACTCATTCTAGCATTTTCGTTCACTTTTTTACATTggactaaaatttattttctacatACTGTTTGTGTCCTTCATTATTTAtatgtttgtttttttataatattttttttctaataccCTCTTATCCCtgctattatttttttataaaatttttattattttttgtttatatgaaattttttattgttattgttatttttttatgaaatatttttttattttgtattataattttattattctattagaATACTAAAGAATACTAagagtactaaaaaagaatattaaattttatttaaatatctaaactACCCATTCTAGTGCTTTTCACATTTAACTTGGAAGCTATAAATCACTTAGAATAACACTTTGTTATATGCCTTGTAATGAGTCTGTATAATTGCAGGCACAGCCATCTCTAACAACCCGAAAGTTTCCGTTCATCTCTAATGACAACATATCATCCGATGCTCCTGAAAGATGCAAAGATAACAGCTTTAATGATATTTATGCATCATCCTTTGCGTTCAAGCCTACGACAGATTTAGGTTCCTCTTTTTATCAAGGCGCTGCCAAAAAAGTAAGTACATCTTAGAAGCATTTCTTTGTCACTGGAGGTtaggatttaaattttaatccaATATGACATGCCATATGTACAAAAATTTGACAAGTCATATGGAGTAAAACAGTTAATACATCTGGTTTAATTATCTTCATATGCACATAATATGGGATATTTAGAGAGTTGATAGTCGTGATCTGTACCCATTTGGGTTGTTTATTCTATCTCCTGTTTGCAGATGAATCCTACTACAATAGCTCAACAATCTCTTCCTGGTGTTGAGGTCCTGTTCAGTCGGAACATTCTTTTCAATCATGAAGTGCTGATGTAGTAAAATCTCAAACTCAGAATAAAAAATGGCCTCCATCTTCAGCCAGACTTTATTGAGTCATCTCTTCAACAGGATACTGTCGGTGTTAGCGTTGAGCATTCGCCACAACTTGAAGAGCAAGCAGATGAAGAGGGAGAGCCAAGAGAGAATGGTGACTCAATGGCTGCTGGTTTTGGTGGTGCACCATCTGAAGATGGATATAATTGGAGAAAATATGGCCAGAAGCAAGTTAAGGGTAGCGAGTACCCACGAAGTTACTACAAGTGTCCACATCCAAATTGTCCTGTGAAAAAGAAAGTAGAACAATCTCATGAAGGCCACATAACAAAGATCATCTATAAGGAAGTACATAACCACCATAAACCTCCTCCGAATCGCCGCTCAGGAATAGCTTACCAACCCTCTAAGTGACATGCAAATGGACAATCCGGAGCATGTTGAATGACAAAGTGGCAGCTACGGAGAGGGCTAATTTACAGAAGGGAAATGTAGCCGGAGCTGCTAATTGGAAGAATGACAACCTTGAAGTGACATCATCAGCATCTGCTGCCCCCGATTACTGTAACCAGTCCACCAATTCACAGGCTCAAAATGGTACTCAGTTTGGCTCGGGAGATGAGGTGTGGATGCCTCTTCTACTTTTTCtaatgaagaagatgatgatgatccAGGTACTCATGGTAGTGTATCATTAGGTTATGATAGAGAAGGAGATGAATCAGAATCTAAAAATGGTACTTGGCATtgcttcttttgttttttttttaaataaaaataatttcagaAACTATTATTTGCCTAAGTGAAATCAACTATTTAATTCTCAGGAAACTGGAATCATATGCAACAGAGTTTAGTGGAGCTACTAGAGCTATTGGCGAACCTAGAGTTGTTGTACAAACTACCAGCGAAGTAGACATCCTTGACGATGGTTATCGGTGGAGGAAATATGGGCAGAAGGTTGtcaaagaaaatcccaactcGAGGTAGCCATTCTCCTCTTAACTATTTTGTTGATCTCTTATTCCCCTTCATCTTCATGCACTTTATGTAGCAACTTGCAAAGCTGAACTGGGGATTGGCCTGTTTCTGTATTGCTGCAGGAGTTACTACAAGTGCACCAATGCAGGCTGCACTGTGAGGAAACACGTTGAGAGAGCATCACACGACCTTAAGTCTGTAATCACTGCATACCAGGGCAAGCACAACCATGATGTTCCTGCCGCACGCTCTAGCAGTCATGTCAATGCTAACGCTTCTGGCAGTGTTCTCGGGCAAGCACCTGGCGTTCTGCATTCAACTAACTCAAGTTCCCGGTGGCATTGGAAGGCTTGAGAGGCCTCCTGCCCTCGGTGCATTCAACTTACCGGGGAGGCAGCAGCTAGGACCTCCACATGGCTTCTCCTTTGGAATGAATCAACCTCTTCTGCCGAACTTGGGGATGCCTGGATTCGGCCCTGGGCAAGCAAAGCTTCGTGTGATGCTGGTTCATCCATTCTTGGCAACGCAACAACAACATCCTCCTAATGAGATGGGGTTCATGTTGCCCAAGGGTGAACCAAATGTGGAGCCTATTCCTGAACGTCATAACCTGCCCAGTAGTTCATACCAAGATCTCATGAGTCGCATGCCCCTTGGACCTCACATGTAAAATTTCATTCctttattatttctttaaaGAAAACCCAAATGTTTTACATTcacaaatatatatacatacacatatatatatatatgcttatATAATGCGCAGACATACATTTACATAGGTGAACTTTTTCATCAGTTATTCTTATTCAGTCTCTTGTGTAATGTGTTGATATTCTTCATAATATGTCAAAAGGTATATCTGGGTATATGAGAATAATAAGAAAGGGTGAGAATAAGAGAAGAATGAGAAGAGAGCAAGAAATAAGTGTTAGTGTTAcctatattattttttattagtttaatattaatattaattaattataacaatAATACAAAAAGAGTACATAAACTTCATTTTCATCAACCTCATGAATTTCAATCTTTTGTCATATTTTTTTTGGTGCCATCAGCAACTCCCTGCATGAGAATAGATGAGAACTTTACAGATATACAGCCAACAAGAAGAGGATGATTACAGTACTAAATAAATGTCTCTTTATGTGCTTGGTTTGCAAGGAAAGATAATaatcaaaattatttattcaaattatatttttgtaaattgAATCACTGACTATCAATAACCAGATAAACTGTCCCTGCATGAGAATAGATGAGAATTTGACAGATATGCAGTCAACAAGAAGAGAATGATTGTAGTAGTAAATAACTATGTTTCTTCATGTGCTTGGTTTGCAAGGAAAACATAATAATAGAAATTCATTcgaattatatttttataaattgaatcacTTACTATCAATAGCCAGATAAACTGTTAtttagattaatttttattaatttaatattgatgataattaattatagtagGAGTACATCTTATCAACgttaatgatgatgatggtgatgatgatgataactaagaatgagagaaaaaaaaaagagaaaataaaataaaaaagttgaaaaaaaataaaaaaaaatacgaTGAAAccatattaattttatataattagctagtctattatataattttaccggaatgaaaagaaaagatataaatttaaattatcaagattctattttattttataatttaattctTCATTTTAATTGAGCTGTCAAAGtgaaaatatcaataaaaaagcTGTATTTGACtagtacaattttttttaattaaatgaataaaaatttatttatttttatattttgttcaTGATTTATATTTTGATCTAGCTTTTAAATTAGAGTGAAAACACATACATTCCACAAAAAATACAATAACTTATCAACATTCtcctttttttctcattttttagtTCAAACTTACTAATTTTTGTGTAAGTTATGGGTCATTGACAactgattttaatttagatgtaatataattataaaaaaaaaggcCCAATATCTCCTGCCCAGTTCCACAACTCATGTTTCCAACCCAACAACCCATATAACAcctcttaatttttttctaattaaatttCCTTAACAACCTACAAAATGAATACATTAAAATCACCTACATGTCATATTTCATGCTTTTTTTTCTCCGTCAACAAAGAAGAATTTTCCgtaataaaaatcaattttgcTACAATGAGATTTAAAGTCCGTTTGATAAGCAGcagaagttattttttttttttttttacttttagattataaaaagttaaaatttgtgtgtttgacactattttaaaaatttttttaacttttcgAAAAATTAATTCAAAGCTTATTGATAAATCATTCTACCacttctttaaaaaaaatttaatttcaaaacaaaaaaaatctactttTCTTTTTGACTTTGTGAAAAATACTGATCTTTCACCACCATCTTCACGCAAGATCTACTAGAAGCACTGGCCTTCTATTATCATTCCACCATCATTCTCAAGCAATGTTTCAAATCTTACCATTTTCACGTAATAATTCATCTGATAGAAGTATTATCCTTCACCACCATTTTCAGACAATATTGCATTTGAACAACCTATATATATTCCttctaagtatttttttttatcattttattactctattttttattattaaatttgtatttaactGTGGTATGAgatttcagttttaattttatttttttcacatgTGATTTTATAGCTTACTATTATTTTCATAGTTAATTATAGCAAGTTCTTGACCTCAATAAAGGAGAAGGGAGTTCTAAtaagagtaaaaaaaaataaaaaataacaacataatatatattgacacacattttatatttattttttattttcacctaCTATATCATACACAATATTAGTAATTAGGTTATGTAAAATTAACATTCAATATTGAAAAGTATTTCTTATCAtcgttattttaatattcattttcttctgtaaaaaaaattattttttgagttatttattcaaacgctacaactttaaaataagtatttttataactaaaaattcaaacacaaaataacttagttataaattgttattaataaaaatttttatactttaaattttttttaaaaaatttatttaaattatttatccaaACTGGCCTTAACTAGCTTGTGTATCACTTACTCACTCTCACCATTTTAGTTTTTCAATTTTGTTAACATAAGTGAGGTATATGAGATGCATACCAAATGATGTATATCTCTATTCTTTATTGGTTATGCATATATTTAACACATTGATTTTAGTATTGGTTAAATTTGGGTGAGACGCTTATTTTACATTTCTTATCGgaagaaaattattttcaatataaCGTACCAAATGCAATTCAGTTGATCAGAAGCACACTTATGTAATTTGATTATTAAGCCATAAGAGTCAGTAAACAGACCTACTTAGCTAGTCAAGCTAACAAAACTTCTTGATGCATAAGAATGAGTACACATAACGAAAAAGTACCGATATACTGACAACTTACAACATGGAAAATGAAACTACAAGAAGATACTCGCAAATTATGTACTAAAACTATATTTCTATAAAATAgcaaaatcaaattaaaaaaaaataaaccacTAAAAACACGCCTGAATTTTCTTGGGCTGACAAAATATCCTTAATTTTTGTTGACcacaaaaatatctttaataaatataaaaacgTAAAAGTGTCCATTTGTGAAGAAGGAATTTTTctgttaacaaaaaaaatgacgTGGCAAATAGAATTGCTAATTTGCTACGAGGCAAACTCTATGAAAAACAGATCCTCCCTCTCTCTCTATTGGCCTCTGGAAGTCATAAAACCCTTCAACCCCCGGTGCGAAGGTCGGGGCTGGGGGGCCGAGCCCTGGGATGGTGTATGGGGAAGGTGTTGGTAATGAGTCCTTTAGCTTCTGGGTTTTGATTATGGGATTGTTGGTAGTGTTGGTGATTTGGGTTTTGGTTATGGTGGATTTTGAAGGTGGTAGCCGTATGTCTTTCAGTGATAGTGGTGTAGGATTTTGAAAGTGCCTTAGCCACAACAGCTTGTTTCGTCAATGGAAAAATTCCTTCTTCATGGACACTTTcgcaattttaaatttattaaggATATCTTTATCGTCAACAAAAATGGGACATTTCTGTCAATGCCAAGAAATTTCGAGGGCGTTTTTGTTGGTTTGAAAAAAACGTAGTCCTATCATTTGTAAAACGCATCAACGAATGTTGTTAACCTAATATGAATGGCATGTCTATCTTCATGTCGGACTCAAGACTACAAAAGACTGGCACTTAAACTTCAAACAAATATGTTCAATTGATTATCATCAGCAATGTTTCTTCCCAGTTCCTGTTATGGACATAGATCTTCTCACTCCAATTTCAATAAGACTACAAGAAGTCAACAACAGAACAACTGCATTCTTACAAAGCCacaccaaaaaaataaataaatgaagtTATTACAACTTCACATTAGCACATATAAGGACTTCAAATGCTAAATTGGTGCTTGGTGGCAATGATCAAGCCAAAGAAATAACCCTGAAAAGGCAAAAACCGATAATATTATAACAGAACAGCTGATTATGTATGTATAACGAGCATTCAGTCATCAAGTTCTTCACGCGGACTAGTTTCGCCAAACCATCTAGGAGGATCATATCCATGCCCACCTACATAATTTTCAACAGAATTTAGCTACGAAATCTAAGCATCCAGAACTCAAACTGCAAGCAAACACAACATATATCAAAGTTAGAAGACAATACCGAGGGGATTGCAGCGACAGAGGCGCCACGCTGTCAAGACGGTACCCTTCACAACTCCATATCTCTTGTAAGCCTCCATGGAATACTCACTGCAAGTTGGGATATAACGACAACTCTTTGGCAAGATTGGTGAAATCTCCCCTGCATTCATGAAACAATATCAAATGAGCAATGTTACAGGctccaataaaatttattatttttcgtcAATACTTGGCCAATTCTAAATCTTATTCtttaaatcctaaattctaacaaatataaaagtaaaatgCTAGCTTAGTGTTGGctaatattgataaaaaaaaatatattggaACTAACATCTCTCATGCCAAATAGTAAAGAACAAACACAAATAAAGAAACTACACATAGAAGTAAACTTTTTACTTGATTTACAACCATAAACCCAAAGAATGAACAAACATTAGatgaaacaaaaaatgaaaaaaaaaagcaaatggAATTCCAAGTGGATAATTAGCTCAGAGGAAATCTAATTTCATATTTGAAGGGAAGTTAagctgaaaaagaaaaaattgctTACTTTTGTAGAACCTCAACATGGAGAGAGCGGCTTGGACTCCCAAATTGTTGACCTCAGCATCTGAACAAGAACAAACAATTAAAGTAGTAAGTCCCATTTCCATAttatgagagagagagagagagagagcgcaCCTTGCAGTGTTTCGGTTTCGGGGTTGGAATCTTGTTCGTCGAATGCACGAACAGTTGCAGTGCAATTATGGCGCGGTGCTCTTGAACTTGAAGGGAAGCGAAGGATGAGAGCCTTGCGGTTAGCGGCTTCGATTCtgagagaattaggattagggtttCGGAGTTGAAGGCGAGTTGGAGTGTTATCGGAATGGAAGTTCAGATGCACCGGAAGATAGACGACGCAGGCCATAACCACGCGCCGACATACGCGCCGCTGCTAATGCTAATGCCGCTTCGCCCCTGGACTATAGATATATAATGAATggattataataataaattaataatacacgtacatagaaaacaaaaagagatTAAGATTGACATTGATTAaagaatataaattaattaagtttTGTATTCTATTAATGTAATGTATATAAAATTGAATTATAGTTCAGTATTCTCtccgaaaaaaaaaatctattaaaaaaaattgtagaattagatttgaaatttaaaaaattaaataatgataattttaaaaataaataatattaaaattttattttttatttttaaaaattttagttttatgtgtctttaaattttaaaaatattaaaaaaattaaaattttgtgtctataattaaaattttaattttaatatctaATTATTAAACACAATACTAAATTTTAGtgtcaattttaattttcaaacgCTTTTGAATAGTCTAATTAATCATTTTAAAAACTAGAAAGTTTTTATAAGTAAGACTATTatataggtttaattattttattataataaatttaaatattttgttagtcAATCATTTAACTAGAGACTTTAAAGTATATTTGTAAGAATTAAATCGGATTAGTTGGGATTCGATTAATCGATTTTTTGGTTGAATTGACCAATTCGATCTA includes:
- the LOC130963165 gene encoding pentatricopeptide repeat-containing protein At5g39710-like encodes the protein MDYANLGGYPDVLDILYVMHARGQCPNFITYNILLDGLCRSRHLEEAVELFLKIIGKGIRPNVVACNILINGLCKGGRLKTAQQFVWHIHNNGYQLNVLTYNAMIAGFCKEGLFNEAMALLPEMDKNSCFLDIVTYEILIRALLEKNENHKAGKLLCEMISKRVMRQ
- the LOC130961685 gene encoding UPF0161 protein At3g09310, whose translation is MACVVYLPVHLNFHSDNTPTRLQLRNPNPNSLRIEAANRKALILRFPSSSRAPRHNCTATVRAFDEQDSNPETETLQDAEVNNLGVQAALSMLRFYKREISPILPKSCRYIPTCSEYSMEAYKRYGVVKGTVLTAWRLCRCNPLGGHGYDPPRWFGETSPREELDD